One Microtus ochrogaster isolate Prairie Vole_2 unplaced genomic scaffold, MicOch1.0 UNK143, whole genome shotgun sequence genomic window carries:
- the LOC101984366 gene encoding odorant-binding protein 1a-like, with the protein MVKFLLLALAFGLAHAYAELGGKWLTTAIAADNVDKIEKEGPLRLYVREITCSEACSQMGVTFYVNANGQCSATKVIAYRQEDGKYRTQFEGDNRFEPVHATPENIVFTSKNVDRAGQTTNLIFVVGKGKPLNPEQYEKLEEFAKEQNIPKENIREVLATAIREIKLNLLRDFVYDAGKGLYLILVGGSEKWFSCDQNQWGKWLHLALVGGSEN; encoded by the exons ATGGTAAAGTTTCTGCTGCTGGCTTTGGCATTTGGTCTGGCTCATGCTTATGCTGAG CTTGGAGGAAAGTGGCTTACCACTGCCATCGCTGCTGACAATGTTGAcaagatagagaaagaaggaCCTCTGAGACTCTATGTTCGTGAAATTACTTGTAGTGAAGCATGTAGTCAAATGGGAGTCACATTTTATGTCAA TGCGAATGGCCAATGTTCAGCGACCAAAGTCATTGCTTATAGGCAAGAAGATGGCAAATACAGAACCCAGT TTGAAGGTGACAACAGATTTGAACCTGTGCATGCAACACCAGAAAACATAGTCTTTACCAGTAAGAATGTGGATAGAGCTGGCCAGACAACTaacctgatttttgttgttg GAAAAGGTAAACCTTTGAATCCTGAACAATATGAAAAACTTGAAGAATTTGCTAAGGAACAAAacattccaaaagaaaacattagagaAGTTCTGGCTACAG ccatcagggaaataaaatTGAATCTCCTTAGAGATTTTGTCTATGATGCAGGGAAAGGGCTGTACTTGATCCTGGTTGGTGGGAGTGAAAAATGGTTCAGCTGTGATCAAAATCAGTGGGGGAAATGGCTGCACTTGGCCCTGGTTGGTGGAAGTGAAAACTGA